In a single window of the Delftia tsuruhatensis genome:
- the ugpQ gene encoding glycerophosphodiester phosphodiesterase, protein MTENLKPWPYPLWVAHRGAGKLAPENTMGAFRLGAAHGWRMFECDAKLSSDGVLFLMHDATLERTTNGHGTGGDLTMGEIAQLDAGSWHSRAYAGEALPTLEALARWCLANHFFLNVEIKPTPGQEEATGRATGELMNRIWPRDRVQPLFTSFKTESLEGARDTAPHIPRGLLVDRLADATGDTDLRTALDLGCSAMVLNHALWDAALVSKVHGAGLRCSSYTVNDEWAAQRLIDLGTDGIITDRVDLFSPASR, encoded by the coding sequence ATGACCGAGAACCTGAAACCCTGGCCCTACCCCCTGTGGGTGGCCCACCGCGGCGCCGGCAAGCTGGCACCCGAGAACACCATGGGCGCCTTCCGCCTGGGCGCCGCCCACGGCTGGCGCATGTTCGAGTGCGATGCCAAGCTGTCCAGCGACGGCGTGCTGTTCCTGATGCACGATGCCACGCTGGAACGAACCACCAACGGCCACGGCACGGGCGGCGATCTCACCATGGGCGAGATCGCCCAGCTCGACGCAGGCAGCTGGCATTCGCGCGCCTATGCGGGAGAGGCCCTGCCCACGCTGGAGGCGCTGGCACGCTGGTGCCTGGCCAACCATTTCTTCCTGAACGTGGAGATCAAGCCCACGCCAGGCCAGGAAGAAGCCACGGGCCGCGCCACGGGCGAGCTGATGAACCGCATCTGGCCCAGGGATCGGGTTCAGCCGCTGTTCACCTCCTTCAAGACCGAATCCCTCGAGGGGGCGCGCGACACGGCGCCGCACATTCCGCGTGGGCTGCTGGTGGACAGGCTGGCCGACGCCACGGGCGATACCGACCTGCGCACGGCGCTGGACCTGGGCTGTTCGGCCATGGTGCTCAACCATGCATTGTGGGACGCAGCCCTGGTCTCCAAGGTCCATGGCGCGGGCCTGCGCTGCAGCAGCTACACGGTCAACGATGAATGGGCCGCCCAGCGCCTGATCGACCTGGGCACGGACGGCATCATCACCGACCGCGTGGATCTCTTCAGTCCGGCCTCACGCTGA
- the ugpC gene encoding sn-glycerol-3-phosphate ABC transporter ATP-binding protein UgpC → MASISFRNLIKRYGHGPSANQVLHGVNAEIKDGEFVVIVGPSGCGKSTLLRMVAGLEEISDGQLLIGDKVVNDVEPARRDIAMVFQNYALYPHMSNYENMAYGLKIAKVPADEIKRRVDKAAKILELSHLLDRKPRQLSGGQRQRVAMGRAIVRQPKVFLFDEPLSNLDAKLRGQTRIEIQKLHAELGITSLFVTHDQVEAMTLAQRMIVMNGGVMEQFGTPEEVYHTPASTFVASFIGSPPMNLLKNAPGGAAGRILGIRPEHLTVVAEGGWEIQVDTVEMLGAERLVYGTLNGEGITVRIDEGSPFPKAGETLRVKPSEERRLHWFDAETGKRI, encoded by the coding sequence ATGGCATCCATTTCCTTTCGCAACCTGATCAAGCGCTACGGCCACGGCCCGTCGGCCAACCAGGTACTGCACGGCGTCAACGCCGAAATCAAGGACGGCGAATTCGTCGTCATCGTCGGCCCCTCGGGCTGCGGCAAGTCCACCCTGCTGCGCATGGTGGCCGGCCTGGAGGAGATCTCCGACGGCCAGCTGCTGATCGGCGACAAGGTGGTCAACGACGTGGAGCCGGCCAGGCGCGACATCGCCATGGTGTTCCAGAACTATGCGCTGTACCCGCATATGTCGAACTACGAGAACATGGCCTATGGCCTGAAGATCGCCAAGGTGCCGGCCGACGAAATCAAGCGCCGCGTGGACAAGGCCGCCAAGATCCTTGAGCTGTCGCACCTGCTGGACCGCAAGCCGCGCCAGCTGTCGGGCGGCCAGCGCCAGCGCGTGGCCATGGGCCGCGCCATCGTGCGCCAGCCCAAGGTCTTCCTGTTCGACGAGCCGCTGTCCAACCTGGACGCCAAGCTGCGCGGCCAGACCCGCATCGAAATCCAGAAGCTGCACGCCGAGCTGGGCATCACCAGCCTGTTCGTGACCCACGACCAGGTCGAGGCCATGACCCTGGCCCAGCGCATGATCGTGATGAACGGCGGCGTGATGGAGCAGTTCGGCACGCCCGAGGAGGTCTACCACACGCCTGCCTCCACCTTTGTCGCCAGCTTCATCGGCTCGCCTCCGATGAACCTGCTCAAGAATGCTCCCGGCGGCGCGGCCGGCCGCATCCTGGGCATCCGCCCGGAGCACCTGACCGTCGTCGCCGAAGGCGGCTGGGAGATCCAGGTGGACACCGTCGAGATGCTGGGCGCCGAGCGTCTGGTCTACGGCACCCTCAATGGCGAAGGCATTACGGTGCGCATCGACGAAGGCTCACCCTTTCCCAAGGCCGGCGAGACCTTGCGCGTCAAGCCTTCCGAAGAACGCCGCCTGCACTGGTTCGACGCCGAAACAGGAAAGCGGATCTGA
- the ugpA gene encoding sn-glycerol-3-phosphate ABC transporter permease UgpA, which yields MEKRVLFRSAWLPWVLIAPQMVIVLVFFFWPAGQAIVQSFQAQDTFGFSTEWVGLANFQHLFEDPAYLASFKTTAIFSLLVAVFGIALSLMLAIFADRVIKGALAYKTALLLPYAVAPAVAGVLWVFMFSPSIGVVAYALRMSGYDWNHLLNSNNAMTLIVIAAIWKQISYNFLFFLAGLQSIPKSLIEAAAIDGAGPMRRFRDIQFPLLSPTTFFLLVMNVVYAFFDTFGIVDATTQGGPGQDTSILVYKVYHDGFKAMDMSGSAAQSVVLMVIVVALTVVQFRYVEKKVQY from the coding sequence ATGGAAAAACGCGTTCTTTTCCGATCCGCCTGGCTGCCGTGGGTGCTGATAGCCCCCCAGATGGTCATCGTGCTGGTCTTCTTCTTCTGGCCAGCCGGTCAGGCCATCGTGCAGTCCTTCCAGGCGCAGGATACCTTCGGCTTTTCCACCGAATGGGTGGGCCTGGCCAACTTCCAGCACCTGTTCGAGGATCCGGCCTATCTGGCCTCGTTCAAGACCACGGCCATCTTCTCGCTGCTGGTGGCGGTGTTCGGCATCGCGCTGTCGCTGATGCTGGCCATCTTCGCGGACCGCGTGATCAAGGGCGCGCTCGCCTACAAGACCGCCCTGCTGCTGCCCTATGCCGTCGCCCCTGCCGTGGCTGGCGTGCTGTGGGTGTTCATGTTCTCGCCCTCCATCGGCGTCGTGGCCTATGCGCTGCGCATGAGCGGCTATGACTGGAACCACCTGCTGAACTCCAACAACGCGATGACGCTGATCGTCATCGCCGCGATCTGGAAGCAGATCTCCTACAACTTCCTGTTCTTCCTCGCGGGCCTGCAGTCCATTCCCAAGTCGCTGATCGAGGCTGCCGCCATCGACGGCGCGGGCCCCATGCGCCGGTTCCGGGACATCCAGTTCCCGCTGCTGTCGCCCACCACCTTCTTCCTGCTGGTGATGAACGTGGTCTACGCCTTCTTCGACACCTTCGGCATCGTGGACGCCACGACCCAGGGCGGTCCGGGCCAGGACACCTCCATCCTGGTCTACAAGGTCTATCACGACGGCTTCAAGGCCATGGACATGAGCGGCTCTGCCGCGCAGTCGGTGGTGCTGATGGTGATCGTGGTCGCGCTCACCGTGGTTCAGTTCCGCTATGTCGAGAAGAAAGTCCAATACTGA
- the ugpE gene encoding sn-glycerol-3-phosphate ABC transporter permease UgpE, protein MVERSPLLTFFSHLIMVLGVIIVGFPLYLAFVASTHTPQDIIQVPMPLVPGGNFWETYKAALFGGSGPGSSAPVARMMWISFVSAMVITVGKIAISLLSAFALVYFRFPFKKICFWLIFVTLMLPVEVRIGPTYEVVSTLGMLNSYAGLTVPLIASATATFLFRQFFLTVPDELVEAARIDGAGPMRFFKDVLVPLSKTSIAALFVIQFIYGWNQYLWPLLVTTSEDMYPVVIGIKRMVASGDTGNDWNVVMATALLAMLPPAAVVILMQRWFVKGLVDTEK, encoded by the coding sequence ATGGTTGAACGCAGCCCCCTCCTGACCTTTTTCTCGCACCTGATCATGGTGCTCGGCGTGATCATCGTCGGCTTTCCGCTGTACCTGGCCTTCGTGGCCTCCACGCACACGCCGCAGGACATCATCCAGGTGCCCATGCCCCTGGTGCCCGGCGGCAACTTCTGGGAAACCTACAAGGCCGCCCTGTTCGGCGGCTCGGGCCCCGGCTCCAGCGCTCCCGTGGCGCGCATGATGTGGATCAGCTTCGTCTCGGCCATGGTGATCACCGTGGGGAAGATCGCGATCTCGCTGCTGTCGGCCTTCGCACTGGTGTACTTCCGCTTCCCCTTCAAGAAGATCTGCTTCTGGCTGATCTTCGTGACGCTGATGCTGCCCGTGGAAGTGCGCATCGGCCCCACCTACGAAGTCGTCTCCACGCTGGGCATGCTCAACAGCTACGCGGGCCTGACGGTTCCGCTGATCGCCTCGGCCACGGCCACCTTCCTGTTCCGCCAGTTCTTCCTGACGGTGCCCGACGAACTGGTGGAGGCCGCCCGCATCGACGGCGCCGGCCCCATGCGCTTCTTCAAGGATGTGCTGGTTCCGCTGTCCAAGACCTCGATCGCGGCGCTGTTCGTGATCCAGTTCATCTACGGCTGGAACCAGTACCTGTGGCCGCTGCTCGTGACCACCTCGGAAGACATGTACCCCGTGGTCATCGGCATCAAGCGCATGGTGGCCAGCGGCGATACCGGCAACGACTGGAACGTGGTGATGGCGACGGCCCTGCTGGCCATGCTGCCGCCCGCTGCCGTGGTGATCCTGATGCAGCGCTGGTTCGTCAAGGGCCTGGTGGATACCGAAAAGTAA
- the ugpB gene encoding sn-glycerol-3-phosphate ABC transporter substrate-binding protein UgpB, with the protein MQLKQLAMAAAIAATAISAQAQTEIQWWHSMSAALGDWVNDLAKEYNASQTKYKIVPTYKGQYDESMTAAIAAFRAGNAPDILQVFEVGTATMMASKGAVVPVTKIMNDGGFKFDQGEYISAVAGYYTAPNGQMMSYPLNSSTTIFYYNKDAFKKAGLDENKPPKTWPEVFAAAEKLKASGHRCALTTSWMSWTQLESFSLWHNTLYATKNNGFDGTDAKLVFNSPLHVKHFENLAKAAKDGSFVYKGRGNVPDAAFASGECAMITGSSGLYARVVKEGKFAFGQSQLPYYADVKGAPQNTAIGGASLWVMAGKSAENYKGVADFFNFLNNSKIQAASHQRTGYLPVTTAAYKLTEASGFYEKHPGTDTAVTQMIRKTTDKSRGIRLGNFVQIRTIIDEETEQIWTGKKTPQQALDTAVTRGNEQLGRFARANK; encoded by the coding sequence ATGCAACTGAAGCAACTGGCCATGGCCGCCGCCATCGCAGCCACCGCCATCTCGGCGCAAGCCCAAACCGAAATCCAGTGGTGGCACTCGATGAGCGCAGCCCTGGGCGACTGGGTGAACGACCTCGCCAAGGAATACAACGCCAGCCAGACCAAGTACAAGATCGTGCCCACCTACAAGGGCCAGTATGACGAGTCCATGACGGCAGCGATCGCCGCGTTCCGCGCCGGAAACGCGCCCGACATCCTGCAGGTCTTCGAAGTGGGCACGGCCACCATGATGGCGTCCAAGGGCGCCGTGGTGCCGGTCACCAAGATCATGAACGATGGCGGCTTCAAGTTCGACCAGGGCGAGTACATCTCGGCCGTGGCCGGCTACTACACGGCCCCCAACGGCCAGATGATGAGCTATCCGCTGAACAGCTCCACGACCATCTTCTACTACAACAAGGACGCCTTCAAGAAGGCCGGCCTGGACGAGAACAAGCCGCCCAAGACCTGGCCCGAAGTGTTCGCAGCCGCCGAAAAGCTCAAGGCTTCGGGCCATCGCTGCGCGCTGACCACCAGCTGGATGAGCTGGACCCAGCTGGAGAGCTTCTCGCTGTGGCACAACACGCTGTACGCGACCAAGAACAACGGCTTTGACGGCACCGATGCCAAGCTGGTATTCAACTCGCCGCTGCACGTCAAGCACTTCGAGAACCTGGCCAAGGCCGCCAAGGATGGCAGCTTCGTGTACAAGGGCCGCGGCAACGTGCCGGACGCCGCCTTCGCTTCCGGCGAATGCGCGATGATCACGGGCTCCTCGGGCCTGTATGCCCGCGTGGTCAAGGAAGGCAAGTTCGCCTTCGGCCAGTCGCAGCTGCCCTACTACGCCGATGTCAAGGGAGCGCCCCAGAACACGGCCATCGGCGGTGCCTCGCTGTGGGTGATGGCCGGCAAGAGCGCGGAGAACTACAAGGGCGTGGCCGATTTCTTCAATTTCCTGAACAACTCCAAGATCCAGGCCGCCAGCCACCAGCGCACCGGCTATCTGCCGGTGACCACGGCCGCCTACAAGCTGACCGAAGCTTCGGGCTTCTATGAAAAGCACCCCGGCACCGACACAGCCGTGACGCAGATGATCCGCAAGACCACCGACAAGTCGCGCGGCATCCGCCTGGGCAACTTCGTTCAGATCCGCACCATCATTGATGAGGAAACCGAACAGATCTGGACCGGCAAGAAGACGCCCCAGCAGGCGCTGGACACCGCGGTCACCCGCGGCAACGAGCAACTGGGTCGCTTTGCCCGGGCCAACAAGTAA